The Piliocolobus tephrosceles isolate RC106 chromosome 4, ASM277652v3, whole genome shotgun sequence genome contains the following window.
GAAACTTCTGGGGACGTCAGTGGTAGTTACTAATATTTGGAGGCAGTGGGAGATGCTGGCCCTAAGGTTGAGGTATCCATTAGAGCAGAACAATTGGACCTAGAGCTGGTTTTTCCTTTGGGTTTAGGTGTAAGTGAACTATTATCATTGGAATGGAGAACTGGAGAGAAAGGGTTGTTATTCTCCAGCATTACACAGCTGCAGGCACACAGATGGTACACGTTCCCAGAAAGACACATAGACATGTGGCTgtacacccatacacacacacagtcacgcACACCTGTAGGCCTGTGTGTAAACACCCACATGCACCCACACTCACATGCCTGGCAGTACAGACACAGAACTGTATGCATCCATTTGTGCCAGGCTGGGGCCTCGAGTGATAGGAAAGGGGTCTGTGGTGGGTAGATAGTGTGGTTGGAGACACGGATTCCTTCCTGAACAAAGTCCCTCCCCTACATGGTGGACACGGGATGAGACAGCCTTCAGTTACTTCCTCTTGAGCCCCAGGGCTGCCTGCCGCCTCATGTAGGACAGGATGTCCATCTTGACGTTGCTGATCGTGGTCCGGTGGTGCCAGCGCATGACAGGTATACCATCTGGCCCCACCAGGAACTTCTCAAAGTTCCAGCGGATGTCGTGGACCTTCATGGGTTCCCAAAAGAGGCGGTCAGATGTACCCAGGAGCtccgaggtgggaggacaggAGTTCTAGAGCAGGGATGAGAGGAGTGTCAACCTTGCTTGAGGCCACTTGACCCTCTTCCTTCCTAGACCTTGCTGGGGGGTGGGAGAACAGCCTGGCCCTGAGAAAAGAGCTCCAGTTTGGGAGTTAGAAGAATGACTGCCAGTGCCAGCTGTGGCTCTAGAAGATTGTGAAACCCTTAGTATGTTCACTCTGGGTCCTCCTTCTGGGCCTTtcctgtaaaatgggccaatgaGACCCTAATCAGGGTCTGCAGAGCCACAATAGATACCAAGAAACTCCCCAAGAGCCCAGGGGCAGGGGAGGCGGCATGGGCCTTCACGGTGTGGACTGGAGCCAAGAGGGGCTGCAGTCCCAGCCAACACAGGTGGGAGCTCACTCACCTTTAGGAAAGTGTAGAATTTCTGCTCTTTCTCTCCATTCACATCCCCTTTCTCAAAGAGCTGGAAATTAGGGACAAAGCCTCCACCTGGTCGGACATACCTGTTGAGGAATGTTCTTAGGTGGGTTCCGAGGAGGTGGGCACAGGACTCAGAAATGAGAGGAAGGGACAGAACAGGGGAGGGGGGTGTTGGGGGTCTGGATTTATTCCACAGTGGGAAGCAGGAGCCAGTGAATGTGCAGTGGGTGTAGGCATAATGTGAGTCCGCGGTCTTCCTTTCCAGCCTGGTCCCTTTTCAGTGTCCCCCCACCTCGGTGCTCCCCGCAGATGCACATCACAACTAGTCATGTCTGTCCTTTTCCCTCTTTtgtcccttcccttccattccctCATTTGACTGGGGATCCTAGAAGAGGAGAGTGGTTCTTGGTGGCTGATAAATGTTCACCATGAATTGGGGTTGATACAAGACACATGGGCCATGTGAGAGGTACTTTCTTAGGATGCTGAGTGAGCActcacttgaggctgggaaggatCTCTGAGTTCTCGCCTGGTtcctgttttccaaattggttgcAGGGAAAGCCGAGAATGACCAGACCGAATGGTGCAAGCTCTTCCTGTAGTGCATTCAGTTCTGGGCCAAAGAGAAAGAGCAGACATGGGAGTATCCTGGCAAGGAGCCCTGTCTCATCCACTCCACTCCCCCAGCTCACCTGGCTGTGCCACTGGAACTAACGAGGCCCGAGAAAGGgagggacttgcccaagatcaccagTGAGTTCACAGCAATGCTGGGACTCAGGTCCTATCCTCTTGACTCTAATCTGGATGGATTGAAGGTTTGGGGGAAAAGAATAATACCCTTCCTCAAATCAGCTGTCAGTCACCTGCCCGTTGCCAAGGCCCTCCACCTGGGCCAGTTGGAGCACTCATTCAGGGCCCTCAGGATTGAGTTTCCTGGAGCAAGAACTATCCAACCCTGGATACAAGGCAGAGACCTTCTTTGGGGTGAGGTTACAACCCTCCCATAATCTTTGGCAAATCAGGAACATAGATGAGGCCCTGGCCCAGCTCCCCAGTTTCCTCAGTGTCCCCTGGTCTCTTTTGCAGCAGCACCCTGCCCATCTCTTGCCCAAACGCACTGTGCTCTGTTCCAAGGCTAGAGAGAAGCATCCCAGACAGAGCACTCACAACCACTGGACCACCCGACCGCCGTCCTTCCACTTAACGGGAATTCGCCTGATTGCCAGGCAGAGCATGGAGGGTCAAATTGTCCTTGCCTCCCTGACCCCCTGCCAGCAGACTGCTCAGCCCCAAAGCGTTTTCCCCTGGGTGCTGTCACTTGCCTTTGGTTGCCTGTTCCCCTAGCCTCTGTGTTCTACCCCAGCTAGGGAGAAAGGAGTAAGCATATCAGGAGATCATGAAACCTGGGCCAAATGCCTTATTCTGCCACTAATAGCTTTGTGACTCTGCTTAAGTTGTGTCTTCActctgagtcttggtttcctATCTGTAAATTGAGAAGAGGGGAAGGCTAAACTAGATCATCTTCGAAGTTTATTTTAGAATGGGCATTAGAAGTGTAGCCTGCCCCTTCATCCCACTACACCACGCATACACTCTGGGGCCTCGAGGCAATTTGCCTGCTTTCCAGAGAGCTGCCAAGAGAAGCACCAAAGCAGATGGGGCTGAGGGAAAATGAGACATTCTCAGCAAGATGGAGCTCCAGTTATCATCTCATGCTGCAGCCAAAGGGAGCTCTAATCACAAACCTAATCTCCATCCCTCTGCCTTTAGGGTGGTTGAGGTGCCCAGAGATGAAGATGGATAACTGGGAATCTCCTAGAACATGTCCAAAGGCAATCAGACCTCAGGCTTATATAATCATCTTCACAAAACCACGGAACACGGTGGAGCTGGGAAAAGGGGCTTGGACTCTCATGATTGCCATCACCCTTCCCCCTGTGCACCAGAAAAGATCCTGTGATTGAAATATGCCATACAGCCCCAAATAAAGCAGGGAGGAAGGGTGGGCTCTTACCAATGTACTGGCCCGTCAGGCCTCAGTAGGTGGCCACGTTGACAAAGAGGACGTATTTGCCAGTGTACTGCTTGAAGGGGATGTACTCCTCCCCATCAATGGTGAGGGCTCCGTACTCGTAAATGGTGCCGCTCATGCCACCATGGCAGTCCATCTGGAACACAGAAAGGCCATAAAAGGAGCAGTTAGAGCTGAAAGGGAACTTGGACATTCCAttttcaaaagaatgaaagatCCCAACAGGGAGAGTGACTTTCTCAAAATCATCACCGAGAATTGGAACTGGACTAGCACCGAGGTCTCCTAATTCCTTGTGTAAGATAATGATTTTGAAAGCACTTCACAAGTGCTTATTAGGTGCTTACT
Protein-coding sequences here:
- the GPX3 gene encoding glutathione peroxidase 3; amino-acid sequence: MARLLQASCLLSLLLAGFLPQSRGQEKSKMDCHGGMSGTIYEYGALTIDGEEYIPFKQYTGKYVLFVNVATYUGLTGQYIELNALQEELAPFGLVILGFPCNQFGKQEPGENSEILPSLKYVRPGGGFVPNFQLFEKGDVNGEKEQKFYTFLKNSCPPTSELLGTSDRLFWEPMKVHDIRWNFEKFLVGPDGIPVMRWHHRTTISNVKMDILSYMRRQAALGLKRK